The DNA segment ACTTTTTTCAGATCAGCACGAGACAGCAAAGGCCACGGGACACACACATCATCTATTATTGTTGGATCAAAGGTTTCCAATGTTAGCATGTACGGGCTAGGCTCAGGCACCGCAAGAGGGGGCGTGCCAAGTGCTAGACTGTCTGTATACAAACCTTGTTGGTTCGATGAATGTACAGATGCCGACATTCTTGCAGCATTTAGCGACGCTATTAATGATGGTGTCGATATTATTTCCCTATCTCTTGGTCAAGGCCCTCCCCAACAAATTTACTTTGAAGATGCAATTTCTATTGGTTCATTTCACGCGTTTCAGAAAGGTATTGTTGTAAGTGCGTCGGCTGGTAACAGCTTCTTTGCAGAAACAGCTACGAATGTGGCTCCATGGATCCTCACCGTCGGTGCTAGCACCGTCGATCGTGAGTTTCCGTCATACCTACTTCTTGGGAATCTTAAACAGCTGAAGGCTTTCGGGGTAAACACAAATCCAGATCAAGGGAAACGGTATAGTTTAATATACGGGGCCGATGCTGCAGCGTCAAGAATTCCATCTAGAAATGCAAGGTATTTTAAAGAAGCTGACGCATAGCGGAAgcagaaataataataataaatagacTACTCTTAGGAAAATCGATATAAAAATGAATGATTAAACCATTATGTCAAGTTCTATTTTATAGGGTAAAATTGACGGCCTAATTTTTGAAATGGCTTCTTATAAATTGTCACTAAAATAGCAACAAAATGTACCCAACTAAATTTGAAGATAAGCATGACATCTATTGTGGTTTTCAACCTAAATAAATTGTCACAAAAATAGCAACAAAATGTACCAAAGATGACACTATTTGTAGCGTGTGACATAGTGACGCTTATTTTCcgaactaaccaaatatttgttGTTTTATCTCCTCTAGTTTCTGCAAGAAAAATACATTGGATTCAAACTCAATCAAGGGGAGAATCGTGGTATGTATTCTCGAGGAGCTTGGTGACGACAAGGATGAGAAGTTGACTGCAGTAGAAGAAGGCGGTGGTGTCGGGATGATCCTCGTCGATCCCCTTGCGAAATACATATTGCATCAGTCAGTAATTCAAAGCGTTTTAATCGGGGAAGCCGAAGCTGAGGAGCTTTATAAGTACATGACAACCGAAAAGTAAGTCACTAAATCATGAATACATTCTCTAGACAATTAATGGGTTAAAAACATAATTATCGTCTGACCGAAATAGTTTCATCGTAATTCTAGGAATCCAACGGCTAGGATCTCCCTAACGGTAACAAATGTCGGGATTAAACCAGCACCAGCGATTGCGGTCTTCTCCTCCAAGGGACCAAACGTTATAACTCCTGACATCATTAAAGTCGGTATCTTTCCAATATGTATTATTTTACCAAATGAAACTCTGAATTCTAATTCGTGCAACGAAAATGAATGCAGCCGGATATAACCGCACCAGGAGTGAACATTTTGGCCGCATGGTCTCCTGTATCGACAGCAGACAGCATCAACTATAACATTCTCTCTGGCACCTCTATGTCGTGTCCACATGTATCTGCGGTGGTTGCACTATTGAAATCGGTTCATCCTTATTGGAGCCCAGCCGCGATAAAGTCTGCAATAATGACCACAGGTTAGCCCTTTGCTTAGTAGGTTggacaaaaaatattgtttctTAGGCCTCATTTGCGACCAAAAATCGGTCACAGTTAATTTTGTGACCTACTATAGTTGAAAATGTACTAGTTAATCTCTTAGTAAGTTAGACAGGCTATTTCCTTTGATGCCCTGTTAGGTAACTACCGTTGCAACCAGGGATATTCAAAAACTGTCAAAACTGACTAACGTATCACATCTGAAGCAAGTCGGCCGGTTTAAGATTCTAATGATTCGGTTATCACGGTTCAAAGGTCTAAAGGTTTGGTGCAGCTTGAAGCTTGGAACCAACCATGTAAATCCAACCGACTGTCTGACTAACCAGATATTATCAATTTTCTTACAGCAACCATCGCTGATAACACCCGAAATTTCATAAGGAACGACGACTCTTCAAATGCGATGCCTTTTGATTACGGATCAGGACACATAAATCCAGCCGCAGCAATAGATCCCGGGCTCATTTATGATTATGACACCAACAATCTCATCGATTTTCTTTGCAGCTATGGGGCAAGCGTTGCACAAATCAAGAACTTGACCGGAACACCGGTTTACTGCAAGAATCCTCCCATACCCTCCTATAACTTCAACTATCCTTCTATCGGTGTTTTTAATATGTCTGGAAATGTATCGGTTTACAGGACTGTTACATATGTCGGTGAAGGCCCAACTGTTTATTATTCAAAACTACAAGCAATTACAGGAGTAAGAAGTTCGGTTTATCCTAATGTCCTTAGGTTTTCGAAATCAGGGGAGAAGTTGACTTACAGGATCGATTTCGTACCTTATAAGAGCAGCAATGGCAGCTTCGAGTTTGGATCATTGACATGGAGAAATGATGTTCACATGGTTAGGAGTCCTATTGCGGTTAATGTGGCTTCGGTTTGATACATATGAAGTCACAtttgtaatttatttttattgtattGGGATCTTCTGAACATCTATATTTCCTTGTATGTAAATGCCAACATTCTTGGAAATGGAAATATAAAAAGAAATTCATATTTAGACCAAGCGTTCTGGTCCTCGAAGTAGAAACATTCTGGTGTTGCTGAGATTATTCAAGTGAAAATATAAACCTTGAAGTATGTGTAGCTACATCTAATTTCTGATTTATTCAGAGGTTAATATAATAGACCTTGTTGCAATTTAAGTATTTATTTGAAAGGGGAAATATTGGTGATACAAGTTAACAACTTGTTAGCTTGTAAGTATAACCATATATAGTTAGTACCTAACCTTCTAGTTGTTTAAAAGCCATGTTAAGTACCGTTCAAGTTGTGCTAATTAAGTACAAGAATCTGTTTTGGGACGGTTCTATTCTATGGGAGCAAACAAGTTAACTGGTTATTATTTACCTTATCGTGATGAGAGGTGTTAGAACTTATAGCACACACACAAATTGGTTTTCAAGATATTTTGTTAGTAATTTTAAGGTGATGGAATGAGTTTAGCAGCATGTCCTGGTATAAATGATATATTATTATGTCAATGTGGAACTTATGGTGATCTTTTAACTTAAGGTGATGGAATGAGTTTAGCAGTAATGGCAGCTTCGAGTTTGGATCATTGACATGGAGAAATGATGTTCATTAGGTTAGAAGTCCGATTGCTATTAATGTAGTTTCGGTTTACATTAATGAGTGACTCATCTCATTTATACTTCTCAAAATGTTCTAGCTAGTTTTTTGGGTGTATACAAGTTGTGTTGAGCCTGATCGAGCTAATGAGCGACTCATCTCATTTATACTTCTCAAAATGCCTCCTAAAATGGTTTAGTTGACTCCTTGCGTATGACAATAGGGCAATTGGATTTGAATCGTGTTCGTTTTACATATAGAATCCGGATGAAATTGGAATTCAGATTCTATTCCTTATGGTTTAGATTCCTGTAAAAAGGAATTTTTTTGTGAGAAGGCATAGGAATTGACATGTAGGCATCATGTTTTGGACTTTGACATAATGATTTGGaaagaaaaacacaaaacataataATTTAAGACACAATGCAATGAATTGTAGGCTTAAAACTTTAATATCACGCCAAGAACGTCAGTGGCGGAtccactattttttttttcctaTGGGTTCAATTTTTTTGGGTGGTCAAGTTTTCACAACCATACGTTATAATTTTCAGGCCGGGCCAGGTTGGGTATTTGAGT comes from the Helianthus annuus cultivar XRQ/B chromosome 4, HanXRQr2.0-SUNRISE, whole genome shotgun sequence genome and includes:
- the LOC110933231 gene encoding subtilisin-like serine-protease S is translated as MRIFSFILLAMLAVSIGDTDRKHYIVYMGQHSHPSSESVISANHDMLASVLESYSGAKEATIHHYTKSFRGFSAMLTPDQATKLSENEDVVSVFESRMNRLHTTNSWNFLGIDSIPQYNKLPKDIQSDVIIGVIDSGVWPESQSYNDYGLGPVPTRFKGECVSGQNFTRYNCNRKLIGARYYSKGFEAVNGPLESFNQTFFRSARDSKGHGTHTSSIIVGSKVSNVSMYGLGSGTARGGVPSARLSVYKPCWFDECTDADILAAFSDAINDGVDIISLSLGQGPPQQIYFEDAISIGSFHAFQKGIVVSASAGNSFFAETATNVAPWILTVGASTVDREFPSYLLLGNLKQLKAFGVNTNPDQGKRYSLIYGADAAASRIPSRNASFCKKNTLDSNSIKGRIVVCILEELGDDKDEKLTAVEEGGGVGMILVDPLAKYILHQSVIQSVLIGEAEAEELYKYMTTEKNPTARISLTVTNVGIKPAPAIAVFSSKGPNVITPDIIKPDITAPGVNILAAWSPVSTADSINYNILSGTSMSCPHVSAVVALLKSVHPYWSPAAIKSAIMTTATIADNTRNFIRNDDSSNAMPFDYGSGHINPAAAIDPGLIYDYDTNNLIDFLCSYGASVAQIKNLTGTPVYCKNPPIPSYNFNYPSIGVFNMSGNVSVYRTVTYVGEGPTVYYSKLQAITGVRSSVYPNVLRFSKSGEKLTYRIDFVPYKSSNGSFEFGSLTWRNDVHMVRSPIAVNVASV